A window of the Desulfobacula toluolica Tol2 genome harbors these coding sequences:
- the hemW gene encoding radical SAM family heme chaperone HemW has product MCDKTSIYIHIPFCVKKCVYCDFYSKTDLSLIPGYINALQKEIEKRSGLKDAIDTIYFGGGTPSLLSAKEVETLLQTIGDCFSVASDVEVTFEVNPGTVDLNYLRELKNVGINRLSIGVQSFNDDKLKFLNRIHTAGQARNAIDYAGKAGFDNISMDLIYGIPFETKTAWLKDLKTAVTLMPPHLSCYMLTIEPGTPLHEQLKKGVIRPLGTSDMTVMFKQTSQFLGEAGYDHYEISNFSKGRQNRSKHNSKYWDMIPYYGFGAAAHSYDKKTRSWNYRSIDAYIKDICSGRLPVEDRETLTSRQTMIEMIMLRLRTLEGLDLKKFTTLFCVSFETRFKDILDHVLESSFGSVKDGRFALTLEGRAHLDSIVEAFAEKIL; this is encoded by the coding sequence TTGTGTGATAAAACCTCCATTTATATCCACATCCCGTTTTGTGTTAAAAAGTGTGTCTATTGTGATTTTTATTCAAAGACCGATCTTTCATTGATACCCGGTTATATCAATGCCCTTCAAAAAGAGATTGAAAAACGGTCCGGGTTAAAGGACGCCATTGACACCATATACTTTGGCGGCGGCACACCTTCGCTTCTGAGTGCCAAAGAGGTTGAAACATTGTTGCAGACCATTGGGGATTGTTTTTCCGTTGCCAGTGATGTTGAAGTCACATTTGAAGTTAATCCTGGAACTGTTGACTTAAATTATCTCAGAGAGTTAAAAAACGTCGGCATAAACAGGCTGAGTATAGGTGTTCAGTCGTTTAATGACGATAAACTTAAATTTTTAAACAGAATCCATACAGCCGGTCAGGCAAGGAACGCGATTGACTATGCCGGAAAAGCCGGGTTTGATAACATCAGCATGGATTTGATTTACGGGATTCCTTTTGAAACAAAAACAGCGTGGCTAAAAGATTTGAAAACGGCTGTAACCCTTATGCCGCCCCACCTGTCTTGCTATATGCTTACCATTGAGCCCGGGACCCCTTTGCATGAACAATTGAAAAAAGGTGTGATCCGGCCTCTTGGCACGTCTGATATGACAGTTATGTTTAAACAGACCTCTCAATTTTTAGGGGAAGCCGGCTATGACCATTATGAGATTTCTAATTTCTCAAAAGGCCGACAGAATCGTTCAAAACACAATTCAAAATACTGGGATATGATTCCCTATTACGGGTTCGGGGCTGCGGCACATTCTTATGATAAAAAAACAAGGTCTTGGAATTATCGAAGCATTGACGCCTATATAAAGGATATTTGTTCAGGCAGGCTTCCTGTTGAAGACCGGGAAACTCTCACCTCCAGGCAGACCATGATTGAGATGATAATGCTTCGGCTTCGTACACTTGAAGGCCTGGATCTGAAAAAATTTACAACCCTTTTTTGCGTATCCTTTGAAACCCGGTTTAAGGATATTCTGGACCATGTCCTTGAATCTTCTTTTGGGAGTGTTAAGGATGGCAGGTTTGCCCTCACCCTTGAGGGCAGGGCACATCTGGACAGTATTGTTGAGGCCTTTGCCGAAAAAATCCTGTAG
- a CDS encoding site-specific integrase, with amino-acid sequence MKGSIYTAQKCFECGGVVKYVEGRGILACQEHPKVVWLNNCEVRFGKEHHKRFKTVAESERHLTYLRVQTDKGQFDQREWAKDQPLSFYALRKKFLAHKKKDGIGKKQIQHITHVLNVAGKAWDQMQIKEIAEPEIEDFFDDLKASGKTKKNYQTVLHNFWAWVVRREKWILFPDTKEGIPKFIHLLPEHADLIREIRGPKGMPDMYFFRHVKAKPSVKAGTRFGQKQFRMWWNRACKNLNIEGVDLYGGTKHSTVTALGQVLTPEQIQRGVTGHISDAFKRYMLPDKNDAIQGEPKQFNRCNLKMITS; translated from the coding sequence ATGAAAGGTTCAATATACACCGCGCAAAAATGTTTTGAGTGTGGCGGGGTCGTGAAGTATGTGGAGGGTCGTGGAATCCTTGCTTGCCAGGAACATCCCAAAGTGGTTTGGCTCAATAATTGTGAGGTCCGTTTTGGGAAAGAACACCACAAGAGATTTAAGACCGTTGCTGAGTCTGAAAGGCATTTAACATATTTGCGAGTCCAGACCGACAAGGGCCAGTTTGATCAAAGAGAATGGGCAAAGGATCAGCCTTTATCTTTTTATGCCTTACGCAAAAAGTTCCTTGCCCATAAGAAAAAAGATGGTATAGGCAAAAAGCAGATCCAGCACATAACCCATGTTTTGAATGTGGCTGGAAAAGCCTGGGACCAGATGCAGATTAAAGAAATTGCAGAGCCGGAAATTGAAGACTTTTTTGATGATTTGAAAGCAAGCGGTAAGACAAAAAAGAACTATCAAACCGTTCTCCATAATTTTTGGGCCTGGGTGGTTCGCAGGGAAAAATGGATTTTATTTCCGGATACAAAAGAAGGTATCCCGAAATTCATCCACCTGTTACCGGAACATGCGGACCTCATCAGGGAGATCCGGGGCCCAAAAGGAATGCCGGACATGTATTTTTTCCGTCATGTCAAAGCAAAGCCAAGCGTTAAGGCTGGAACCCGGTTTGGACAAAAACAATTCAGGATGTGGTGGAACCGGGCCTGTAAAAATCTGAATATAGAAGGGGTTGATCTTTACGGCGGCACCAAACATTCGACGGTTACCGCCCTGGGACAGGTCTTGACCCCGGAACAGATCCAACGGGGAGTCACAGGCCACATTTCAGATGCTTTCAAACGGTATATGCTTCCTGATAAAAATGATGCCATTCAGGGGGAACCAAAGCAGTTCAACAGGTGCAACCTGAAGATGATAACTTCTTAG
- a CDS encoding radical SAM protein: protein MKKKKTDNYKGFEQGPIRPPSEANSLLIRLTRNCPWNNCTFCRVYKKRKFSLRSVENITRDIDFLQSYIQKIKEIVKPGGFVDNQVINSLYNDFDKKDRGAFNAAINWYASGMKSIFLQDANSLIMKPDDLVSVLEHIKKCFPEVDRITSYARSHTIARIKQDDLQRIADAGLNRIHVGMESGSDIVLKKIKKGADKATHIKAGLKVKQAGMELSEYVMPGLGGIDYSIEHALETASALNSINPDFIRIRTLAVTNGTVLAQEVKSGEFEKPNDAMMAKELRLLIESLDGIDSYIKSDHILNLFETINGKMPEDKEKMIGIIDRFFELEPEKRILYQVGRRMGFFRGPDDMDNSPHIERVKKACTLYGVTPENIDSVIDELMKRFV, encoded by the coding sequence ATGAAAAAGAAAAAAACAGATAATTACAAAGGATTTGAACAAGGTCCCATTCGTCCGCCCAGTGAAGCAAACAGTCTTTTGATAAGGCTGACGCGTAATTGCCCCTGGAATAATTGCACATTTTGCCGGGTATATAAAAAAAGAAAATTTTCTTTAAGATCTGTTGAAAATATCACCAGGGATATTGATTTTTTGCAGAGTTATATTCAAAAGATTAAAGAGATTGTCAAACCGGGCGGGTTTGTTGATAATCAGGTCATAAATTCCCTGTACAATGATTTTGACAAAAAAGATCGGGGTGCCTTTAATGCCGCCATTAACTGGTATGCATCAGGTATGAAATCCATTTTTTTACAGGATGCCAATTCTTTGATCATGAAACCTGATGATCTTGTGTCTGTGCTTGAACATATAAAAAAATGTTTTCCAGAGGTTGACAGGATTACGTCCTATGCAAGGAGCCATACCATTGCCCGGATCAAGCAGGATGATCTGCAGAGGATTGCCGATGCAGGATTAAACCGTATTCATGTGGGAATGGAATCAGGATCTGATATTGTATTAAAGAAAATTAAAAAAGGGGCTGACAAAGCAACTCATATCAAGGCTGGCTTGAAGGTAAAACAGGCGGGAATGGAGTTGTCGGAATATGTTATGCCTGGGCTTGGCGGCATTGATTATTCCATAGAACATGCCCTTGAAACCGCGTCTGCACTCAACAGCATTAATCCCGATTTTATAAGGATCAGAACCCTGGCCGTGACGAATGGAACCGTCCTTGCCCAGGAGGTTAAAAGCGGGGAATTTGAAAAACCGAATGATGCAATGATGGCCAAAGAGCTGCGGCTGTTGATTGAAAGCCTTGACGGGATTGATTCTTATATCAAAAGTGACCATATTCTGAATTTGTTTGAGACCATTAATGGAAAAATGCCTGAAGATAAAGAAAAAATGATCGGTATTATCGACCGTTTTTTTGAACTTGAACCTGAAAAGAGGATTTTATATCAGGTTGGCAGGCGGATGGGATTTTTCAGGGGCCCTGATGATATGGATAACAGCCCCCATATTGAACGGGTAAAAAAGGCCTGTACTCTTTACGGGGTAACTCCTGAAAATATTGATTCCGTGATTGATGAATTGATGAAGCGTTTTGTGTGA
- a CDS encoding ORF6N domain-containing protein — translation MSWQGSAPPYACHKIEGHDLFRILYMDQPVITFKMMDLVHERPDGTARGNFHYNKKRFIENEDFYRVAYEEHRNLIAGINCHRGPETGQRNPMIFLTATGYMLLVKSFTDSKAWTTQKQVAKNYFRTRH, via the coding sequence ATGAGCTGGCAGGGATCTGCCCCCCCCTACGCTTGCCACAAGATTGAAGGTCACGACCTTTTCAGAATTCTTTATATGGACCAACCCGTTATCACTTTCAAAATGATGGACCTGGTTCATGAAAGACCGGATGGAACAGCAAGAGGAAATTTTCATTATAATAAAAAGCGATTTATTGAAAATGAAGACTTCTACCGGGTGGCCTATGAAGAACATAGAAATCTAATTGCGGGGATAAATTGCCACCGCGGTCCTGAAACTGGCCAACGTAACCCAATGATCTTTTTAACCGCCACGGGATACATGCTCCTGGTAAAATCTTTCACCGATAGCAAGGCTTGGACAACGCAAAAGCAAGTTGCAAAAAACTATTTTAGAACCCGGCATTAG
- a CDS encoding FkbM family methyltransferase, whose amino-acid sequence MELGTKFLFNLLLKYVKPEIVCDIGSMDGADAVRFKKILPASKVVLFEANPDNFASICNDANIKKYNITSFHELVWNENCQKDFFLEKASTVEGVDEHLRGMSSVFLKKSSNDNFTNSIKQKGVRLDSKITELGDFNSVALWIDVEGASYEILEGTAKIRQKIKLIHAEVETKEIWKGQKTKSDVLALTNRMGYILMGYGRNKQQHDIVLIDKELFDTSPNIFKLIKIFAFIRTIHIKSIPLYIKKFFKQ is encoded by the coding sequence ATGGAACTTGGGACTAAATTTCTTTTTAACCTTTTACTAAAATATGTAAAACCCGAGATAGTTTGTGACATTGGTTCTATGGATGGTGCTGACGCTGTACGTTTTAAAAAGATACTGCCCGCTTCAAAAGTGGTACTTTTTGAAGCAAACCCTGATAATTTTGCGTCTATTTGTAATGATGCCAACATTAAAAAATATAATATCACTTCATTCCACGAACTCGTATGGAATGAAAATTGCCAGAAGGATTTTTTCCTTGAAAAGGCTTCAACCGTGGAAGGTGTTGATGAGCATCTTCGGGGTATGAGTTCTGTCTTTTTAAAAAAATCAAGTAACGATAATTTCACTAACAGTATCAAACAAAAAGGGGTTCGCTTAGATTCAAAAATAACCGAATTAGGTGACTTTAATAGTGTAGCACTTTGGATAGACGTTGAGGGCGCTTCTTATGAAATTTTGGAGGGCACAGCAAAAATACGCCAGAAGATTAAACTCATACACGCAGAAGTTGAAACCAAAGAAATCTGGAAAGGACAAAAAACCAAATCAGACGTATTAGCTTTGACAAACCGTATGGGCTATATACTTATGGGATATGGCCGAAACAAGCAACAGCATGATATTGTCTTAATAGACAAAGAATTGTTTGACACTTCTCCTAATATCTTCAAACTTATCAAGATTTTTGCCTTTATACGCACAATTCATATAAAAAGCATCCCCCTGTATATAAAAAAATTTTTCAAACAATAA
- a CDS encoding glycosyltransferase family 2 protein, producing MKISVIVTTYNRPDALVKVMEGLNCQTHLPDEVIVADDGSSDDTAEQVNCFKIDAPYELKHVWHKDKGFRAAKIRNKAVKISSGEYIIFLDGDCVPDKYFVADHIELSQKGLFFQGKRVLIGENNCDCFSHADINSRLKKLMLLFFQKPGNWHHILRIVFFPSFVSKKLNGVRSCNMGIFRNDLYDVNGFNEDFSGWGREDSELVVRLYNYGLKRKTHPFRAVCYHLWHKENDRSNLEKNDLLLKQAIKSNKYACDKGLARLK from the coding sequence ATGAAAATTTCCGTAATTGTAACCACATATAACAGGCCTGATGCCCTTGTTAAAGTTATGGAAGGGCTTAACTGCCAGACACATCTGCCCGATGAAGTAATTGTGGCAGATGACGGATCATCAGATGATACAGCTGAACAAGTAAATTGTTTTAAAATCGACGCACCATATGAACTTAAACATGTATGGCACAAGGATAAAGGCTTCAGAGCAGCAAAAATCAGAAATAAAGCCGTGAAGATAAGCTCTGGAGAATATATTATTTTTCTGGATGGTGATTGTGTGCCGGATAAATATTTTGTGGCAGACCATATTGAACTTTCCCAAAAAGGTTTATTTTTTCAGGGGAAACGGGTTTTAATAGGAGAAAATAATTGTGACTGTTTTTCACACGCAGACATTAACAGCAGGCTAAAAAAATTAATGCTGCTTTTTTTCCAAAAACCCGGAAATTGGCATCATATTCTAAGAATCGTATTTTTCCCGTCCTTTGTATCAAAAAAACTCAATGGTGTGCGCAGTTGCAATATGGGCATTTTCAGAAATGATTTATATGACGTAAACGGTTTTAATGAAGATTTTTCAGGGTGGGGACGCGAGGACTCAGAACTTGTGGTGCGCTTGTACAATTACGGATTAAAACGCAAGACACATCCATTCCGGGCAGTCTGTTATCATCTCTGGCACAAAGAAAACGACAGAAGCAATCTTGAAAAAAATGACCTGCTGTTAAAACAGGCAATAAAATCAAATAAATATGCCTGTGACAAAGGACTTGCAAGACTCAAATAA
- a CDS encoding type II toxin-antitoxin system RelE/ParE family toxin codes for METTERFIQEYITGEGKNPFREWFDSLKDIRTQAKIDVRLGRLRLGNFGDTKSLGKGVYELRIHFGPGYRIYYGLEGNKIVILLCAGDKSSQKKDIKKAVTFWEEYKGEK; via the coding sequence ATGGAAACCACTGAAAGATTCATACAAGAATATATCACCGGGGAAGGTAAAAACCCTTTCAGAGAATGGTTTGATTCCTTGAAAGATATCCGTACCCAGGCAAAGATTGATGTGAGGCTTGGGAGATTGCGCCTTGGTAACTTTGGGGATACAAAAAGCTTAGGGAAGGGCGTATATGAATTAAGAATCCATTTTGGCCCTGGATACCGCATCTATTATGGCCTGGAAGGAAATAAAATTGTTATCTTGCTTTGTGCCGGTGATAAAAGCAGCCAAAAAAAGGATATCAAAAAGGCAGTAACCTTTTGGGAAGAATACAAAGGAGAAAAATGA
- a CDS encoding CHC2 zinc finger domain-containing protein, with amino-acid sequence MKDDFEAIKNQVDITNEITRRTGGTVKKVGKAYDLSQCPFCSGHDCFRIYPDTRSWNCHQCGDKTGGSIIDFVIKEKGCSPHEALVDLAQAHNYELWNHGPDHDGDQDENSTGKLIFEAAANYYAKVLYSTPRALEYQRKVQSHSDQTLKEFRVGHTDGKLLAELQKQNFSMEDILNSGLVVPYKKGGYHDFFGWNVYIYPHKDKAGKIYHFSVKDPRKKYNYQLPSKHRLNDALFFNMKAFNGNQVVLVEGENDLLSVYGKGNFTQAAAVIGQISDKQIQYLKEWVKKGQAKPYFKPLSKIIRMVKAMFQEAKINNCTNEIGEVVFDYFNRLGGFFVNGENCRLFYENAIYELGNNIAFKSLLYRTASLNYADNGTKSILEVLRAKAYQDGKHTTTMGWIHTNEIEEIIYYDLNNEQNNIARIHAGSIELIQNGANDDRVLLETTPRMEPIHYLPDANIQEGMEKYKETILDNLACNESNKYYIAARVMNTPLLEFVTTARGITKLSGDQGAAKSFAARLNSYLIMGSDCVSMGSVASYRSEAVKSPVVIPDNLEKADRTKDMVNFLLVSATGAMNQKRDSNTNSGNVYEENKTQVITTSIEPFTESELISRTIDIHFKREFQNKEFPGETLLKTEIKKNRDLIWKFYSLNVPS; translated from the coding sequence ATGAAGGACGATTTTGAAGCAATAAAGAACCAGGTGGATATTACAAATGAAATCACGCGGCGTACAGGTGGGACGGTTAAAAAGGTAGGAAAGGCCTATGATCTTTCACAATGTCCTTTTTGCAGTGGTCATGACTGTTTCCGGATATATCCGGATACCCGGTCCTGGAACTGCCACCAATGCGGGGATAAAACCGGGGGCAGTATCATTGACTTTGTAATTAAAGAGAAGGGCTGCAGCCCACATGAAGCCCTGGTTGATCTTGCCCAGGCACACAATTATGAACTCTGGAATCATGGCCCGGACCATGACGGGGACCAGGATGAGAATTCCACGGGCAAACTGATATTTGAGGCTGCAGCCAATTATTATGCCAAGGTCCTTTACAGTACTCCCCGTGCCCTGGAGTATCAAAGAAAGGTCCAGAGCCATTCAGATCAGACCCTGAAAGAGTTCCGGGTGGGGCATACGGACGGCAAGCTGCTTGCCGAACTTCAGAAACAGAATTTTTCCATGGAGGATATCTTAAACTCAGGCCTGGTTGTGCCGTATAAAAAAGGCGGATACCATGATTTCTTTGGCTGGAATGTTTATATCTATCCCCACAAAGATAAGGCCGGTAAGATCTACCATTTTTCCGTTAAGGATCCCCGGAAAAAATATAACTACCAGCTCCCCAGTAAACACCGGCTGAATGACGCTCTTTTTTTTAACATGAAAGCGTTTAACGGCAACCAGGTTGTTCTGGTGGAAGGGGAAAATGACCTTTTATCAGTATACGGCAAAGGTAATTTTACCCAGGCTGCAGCCGTCATTGGACAGATATCAGATAAGCAGATCCAATACCTGAAGGAATGGGTGAAAAAAGGCCAGGCCAAGCCATATTTCAAGCCCCTGAGTAAAATCATTCGTATGGTTAAGGCCATGTTCCAAGAAGCAAAAATAAACAATTGCACCAATGAAATTGGAGAGGTGGTCTTTGATTATTTCAATCGCCTGGGCGGTTTTTTCGTGAACGGTGAAAACTGCAGGCTGTTTTATGAGAACGCCATCTATGAACTTGGAAACAATATCGCCTTCAAATCGCTGCTATACAGAACCGCCAGCCTTAACTATGCCGACAACGGCACCAAAAGCATTCTTGAAGTACTCCGGGCCAAGGCCTATCAAGATGGCAAGCATACCACCACCATGGGATGGATACACACCAATGAGATTGAAGAAATCATCTATTATGACCTGAACAATGAGCAAAACAACATCGCCAGGATACACGCCGGCAGTATTGAGCTGATCCAAAACGGGGCCAATGATGATCGGGTACTTTTAGAAACCACGCCAAGGATGGAGCCCATTCATTATCTGCCCGACGCCAACATCCAGGAAGGCATGGAAAAATATAAAGAGACCATCCTTGATAATCTGGCCTGCAATGAATCAAACAAATATTATATTGCGGCCCGGGTCATGAATACCCCGCTCCTGGAGTTTGTGACGACGGCCAGGGGCATCACCAAGCTTTCCGGAGATCAAGGCGCGGCCAAATCCTTTGCGGCCCGCCTGAACTCTTATCTGATCATGGGCTCAGATTGCGTGTCCATGGGTTCTGTTGCATCTTACCGGTCTGAAGCCGTCAAAAGCCCGGTCGTCATCCCGGACAACCTGGAAAAGGCGGACCGGACAAAAGATATGGTTAATTTCCTGCTGGTAAGCGCCACCGGTGCCATGAACCAGAAGCGGGACAGCAATACCAATTCCGGAAATGTATATGAAGAGAATAAAACTCAGGTCATTACCACGTCCATTGAACCTTTCACTGAATCTGAACTGATTTCCCGGACCATTGACATCCATTTTAAACGGGAATTCCAGAACAAAGAATTCCCTGGGGAAACCCTGCTGAAAACCGAAATTAAGAAGAACAGGGATTTGATATGGAAATTTTATTCTCTGAATGTGCCCAGTTAA
- a CDS encoding Rha family transcriptional regulator → MTDLVIAKNNKPITTSLIVAETFSKRHDHVLVDIRELITRGVPFFQETPYIHPQNGQTYNMYEMGRDGFALLTMGFTGEKALKFKLKYIAAFNAMEQELVKISQGRPKELNQKAASIKAELNSRKALLTMEKQAMDEAKRIYRGHGNFDDLAAFPQLQAMTRDALELYKRNPTESGDDIVFRLNALVDAYLANLSKQTPMPDLNFTHTLDEFCTVKEVSFVNKAKDLLDAFNWLQKHKGITNPYTTVNTLAAGLIRTFKKSIVPVPGWQFQSRIKKSRGYNFHRFTKTIDHDSPVKKNSLPGNLRNLPDQ, encoded by the coding sequence ATGACTGATCTTGTAATCGCAAAAAATAATAAACCCATCACAACGTCCCTGATAGTGGCAGAAACTTTCAGCAAAAGACATGATCATGTTCTGGTTGACATTAGAGAACTCATCACAAGGGGTGTCCCGTTTTTTCAGGAGACCCCTTATATCCATCCTCAAAATGGCCAGACATACAATATGTATGAAATGGGCAGAGATGGATTTGCTTTGCTTACCATGGGCTTTACCGGGGAGAAGGCTCTCAAATTCAAACTGAAATATATCGCCGCTTTCAACGCAATGGAACAGGAGCTTGTAAAGATAAGTCAGGGACGGCCTAAAGAATTAAACCAAAAGGCAGCATCCATAAAGGCTGAACTCAATTCCAGGAAAGCGCTCCTGACCATGGAAAAACAGGCCATGGATGAAGCCAAGCGAATTTACAGGGGCCATGGCAACTTTGACGACCTTGCCGCCTTTCCCCAGCTGCAGGCCATGACCCGGGATGCACTTGAACTGTACAAGCGCAACCCCACTGAATCCGGCGATGACATTGTATTCAGGTTAAACGCCCTGGTGGATGCATACCTTGCCAACCTGAGCAAACAGACTCCCATGCCAGATCTTAATTTCACCCATACCCTGGATGAATTCTGCACGGTCAAGGAGGTTTCCTTTGTCAACAAAGCCAAAGATCTCCTGGACGCCTTTAACTGGCTCCAAAAGCATAAGGGCATCACCAATCCATATACGACTGTGAATACCCTGGCAGCGGGCCTGATCAGAACCTTTAAAAAGTCCATTGTCCCTGTTCCTGGATGGCAGTTTCAATCCCGTATCAAGAAAAGCAGGGGATATAATTTTCACAGATTCACAAAAACCATTGATCATGATTCCCCGGTTAAAAAGAATAGTTTACCAGGCAATCTCAGAAATTTACCGGACCAATAA
- a CDS encoding addiction module antidote protein produces the protein MMATVNYQEGLLKRLQDPEYASEYLNEALKEGSQEMFMLALRDVAKAKGISQAAKEANLNRETMYRMLSEKGNPNLSSLNKLLDTLGLTLTIGRKESAA, from the coding sequence ATGATGGCCACTGTAAACTATCAAGAAGGGCTTTTGAAACGATTACAGGACCCTGAATATGCCTCTGAATACCTGAATGAAGCATTAAAAGAAGGGTCTCAGGAAATGTTCATGCTGGCGCTCCGTGATGTGGCAAAGGCCAAAGGGATTTCACAGGCCGCCAAGGAAGCGAATCTTAACCGGGAAACTATGTACAGGATGTTATCAGAAAAAGGAAATCCAAATCTTTCAAGCCTGAATAAATTATTGGATACCCTGGGGCTTACATTGACTATCGGGAGAAAAGAAAGCGCCGCATAA
- the selB gene encoding selenocysteine-specific translation elongation factor, with product MEKNIILGTAGHIDHGKTSLVKALTGIETDRLKEEKERGITIELGFASLDLPNGQHIGIVDMPGHEKFVKNMVAGSSGIDVVTMVIAADEGVMPQTREHMEICNLMGIEHGMIALTKTDMVDEDLLELALEDINDFVQGTFLEDKPVIPVSSVTHEGLDQFIKTLEEICSKLPERKYSSIFRLPVDRVFSMKGFGTVITGTLTSGSINVGDDIMVYPKQIVSKVRGIQVHSSGVDTAGAGTRTAINFQGLDKESVSRGDILSTPNTLIESYMVDAHFHYLKSNAKPAKNRTRIRFHSGTSEILGYMILLDREELLPGDEACVQFRLESPVCCIKDDRYVIRSYSPVKTIGGGAILNPASQKHKQLDKTVIQGLENLLLEDQEETVLFFLSLKGYQGLSFAQLRVMTNIPDKKLAANLQKLLAKQQVVQTDKDRQIYVNGAFFDKFKEKIIRKLEAYHSDNPLKEGMPTQELKSKFQYIDDVKFFNLLFTKLSKENLIILDKNIVKLSTHKVALQVDQNKVKDKIKKIYQTSGLTPPFFRTICQDLDLDKKTATDVLHMMINETSIVKTKDDLYFDAEEITRLEQRLIKFLKDNESITTPEFKEMTGVSRKYVIPLIEYFDTVNLTIRVGDTRQLRRKV from the coding sequence TTGGAAAAAAATATCATCTTAGGAACGGCAGGACACATTGATCATGGAAAAACAAGCCTTGTAAAGGCATTGACAGGCATTGAAACAGACAGGCTCAAAGAAGAAAAGGAACGGGGCATTACCATTGAACTGGGGTTTGCCTCTCTTGATCTTCCCAATGGGCAGCATATCGGTATCGTGGACATGCCGGGCCATGAAAAATTTGTAAAAAATATGGTGGCAGGTTCCAGCGGGATTGATGTGGTCACAATGGTTATTGCTGCAGATGAGGGGGTTATGCCTCAGACCAGGGAACACATGGAAATCTGCAACCTCATGGGGATTGAGCATGGCATGATTGCCCTGACCAAAACCGATATGGTGGATGAAGACCTGTTGGAACTGGCCCTTGAAGACATCAATGATTTTGTGCAGGGCACTTTTCTCGAAGACAAACCCGTTATCCCTGTTTCATCCGTCACACATGAAGGGCTTGATCAATTCATAAAAACTTTGGAAGAGATCTGCAGCAAACTTCCTGAAAGAAAATATTCTTCCATCTTCAGGCTGCCGGTGGACCGTGTATTTTCAATGAAAGGATTTGGCACCGTGATAACCGGGACCCTGACCTCGGGCAGCATCAATGTCGGTGACGATATCATGGTTTATCCCAAACAGATTGTCTCCAAAGTCCGGGGAATCCAGGTTCACAGCTCAGGTGTTGATACGGCCGGTGCGGGTACGCGGACCGCCATTAATTTCCAGGGACTGGACAAAGAATCGGTCAGCCGGGGAGATATCCTGTCCACACCCAATACCTTGATTGAAAGCTATATGGTGGATGCTCATTTTCATTATTTAAAAAGCAATGCAAAACCGGCTAAAAACAGAACCAGAATAAGATTTCATTCCGGAACCAGTGAGATACTGGGATACATGATACTGCTTGACAGAGAAGAGCTGTTGCCCGGAGATGAGGCCTGTGTTCAGTTCCGCCTGGAGTCCCCTGTCTGCTGTATCAAGGATGACCGATATGTGATCCGAAGTTATTCACCGGTAAAAACAATTGGCGGCGGTGCCATATTAAATCCAGCCTCCCAAAAGCATAAACAGCTGGATAAAACCGTAATCCAGGGACTGGAGAATCTTCTTCTGGAAGATCAGGAAGAGACTGTTTTGTTTTTTCTCAGTTTAAAAGGATACCAGGGCCTGTCTTTTGCCCAGCTTCGTGTCATGACCAATATCCCGGACAAGAAACTGGCGGCAAATCTGCAGAAACTGCTTGCCAAGCAACAGGTTGTCCAGACTGACAAAGACAGGCAGATTTATGTGAATGGTGCTTTTTTTGATAAATTCAAAGAAAAAATCATCCGGAAGCTTGAGGCCTACCATAGTGATAATCCTTTAAAAGAAGGCATGCCGACCCAGGAGCTTAAATCCAAGTTCCAGTATATTGATGATGTAAAATTTTTTAATCTGCTTTTCACAAAATTGTCCAAGGAAAATCTGATAATTCTGGACAAAAACATTGTCAAATTATCCACTCACAAAGTGGCGCTCCAGGTGGATCAAAACAAAGTCAAAGACAAAATCAAGAAAATCTATCAAACGTCAGGGTTGACACCGCCCTTTTTCAGAACCATCTGCCAGGATCTGGATCTGGATAAAAAGACGGCAACAGATGTTCTCCACATGATGATCAATGAAACATCCATTGTCAAAACAAAAGACGACCTCTATTTTGATGCCGAAGAGATCACCAGGCTTGAACAGCGGCTGATTAAATTCTTAAAAGACAATGAATCCATCACCACACCCGAGTTTAAGGAGATGACCGGAGTGTCCAGAAAATATGTCATCCCTTTGATCGAATACTTTGATACCGTCAACCTGACCATACGGGTGGGCGATACACGGCAGTTAAGACGGAAAGTTTAA